The following is a genomic window from Elaeis guineensis isolate ETL-2024a chromosome 10, EG11, whole genome shotgun sequence.
tatatatatatatatatatatatatataatatcgatTCTCCATTAATCAGTGGTGGCCccaatgatgaagcattagaaccTTTTCTAATCTTCATtctactttgaccaaagactttttgagtcatctagagatgagaatgtaTAAGATGCCatttcctcttactaggagtgatcgattccttattgattgactcacaacctccatacatactccacagtatctagaacatcccatacatgtcttaatgtcatgcctgggtataaactaaaatatggattcatatgtataagattctatggtgatctcaggtctaaggatcacttgcacaactcctatttaaaaaaccatcttttgatatgcaagtaaagcttcataagatattttctgtCGGTGAATCAATTCAATAAACTCATTccttaatgagcatccacattcttgtattagtgtctcacatgaGTCACttgtgagatcagccatcctTTTTATCGAGTATATATAGGATTTGttagtctatccggaacattgatctttgactcaatgTTCTTATGATCAGATATATTTTGAGATTAGAAATTTGGAGTTTTAAGTTTCACAGGCATGAATtcttcatggtcctaaaatcattatcttaattcatagggttcatcataattttaaacaCAATAAAATGCAGctataatgatgaatcaatacctcatttatttcataaatatcattacatgagttgaaagattataaaaaaaagttctaTCATATCACCGATGCAATTAGCTTGTAGGGTAttgttattttagattttaaattagcAGACCATTTAGAAGccattttgagagagagagagagagagaggtaggtTAGGGACCAGTTCATTAAAAAGAATTAAGGTCTAATTTTCACAAGAAAAGGCAAAAACTTAAGAGGGGAGCTGTGCTAAAAACCAGTGATGGTGCAGCTTCTTCAAAATTGCTAAAAGAGGAGTCACTATAGAATAGTagaaaatcattatatcttttggcCTGCATAAGATGAAATGGGTCATTAGAGATCTTAGTAAGTAAAATAATTTGCCGTGCTTGTAGCAGAAGAAATGTCGTAGGAAATCCAATAAGTGGAATTAGTTATATACAATAATATAAAGATCAAATTCAAGGTGACAATCAATCCAGCTTCTCAACCTTCATCCATTTATTCGTTACCTTGTCCCCAAAGTCCAGAAACAATTCAAATATACACTGACTAGCTTATTTGCCAGTTCCCTTGCAAGCTTGGATGTCAATTATTTTACagatcaaaataaattaagaaaaaattatagtaaaataaGACATGTACTATGGACACATCAAGCTTATTCCCAAGCTTCCAACTCAAATCAAATAACTCAAAACACCCACAACCCCTCACACTCAACACATAATTAGAAAACAAAAAGAACCCAACCAAGGAAGGCTCCAACCGAGCCCATGAAGCCCACCACCTTCAAAGAAGCCCCATTTGGTGGAGGTGGAGTTCTGGTCTCCTCTCCAGTCGGAGCTGGTGAGGGGGTCACTTCTGTTGAGGTCAAAGGAGGTGGtgaaggaggagaggaagaagctgGGGATGGAGGAGGAGACGAAGAGGAGACTGGAGAAGGAGAAGGTGGCGGGCTCGGTTGTCTCCGCTCGGCCAAGACGACGACCACCAATGACTCGTTCTTCATGCAGTTGGCTTCGTTTCCGCTGATGAAGTAGAACGCGCCGGATTGGTTGAAGGTGAACACGGTGTTCCCGTCATCAAACCTTTGGATGTACGTCGTTGTGTTGCAGGTGTCATAGCTTTCTTTTTCAACTTGGAGCAGAGAGTCTTGGCCAGGTGGGTAGACAAACACTGTATTAAATATGAAACTTGTTACAAGGGTGACTAAACTGGGAGTGGTTTTTATTAGTTTCAACGTGATTGATGTTCTCATTGTGGCATGGTATGTGTGATTTATAGCTATTAATCATTATAAATAGCACTGGTTTATTCAACACATATTTAAATAGCAATGATTCCTTAATCTCTGTGTGGAGATGTGTGTTGGCGGGAGGAGGGAAGTAATAAGTTAATATAAGGTTCTTGATGCAAATAAACATGAATTATCACTTTGTTTTTGCCATAAATCTTCTTTTTCTGGCCTTAATATATAAATTAGGAGTTTATGAAACTATACTATCCCTAAAGCATGAAGCAACATAGAAAGGAACAGGGAGGCCGAGCCTCCTAAGGTTTTAGATCTTTAATGACCCCTTTTTAAAACAAAAGGAACCAACGCATGCGGTCAATTGAACAGGAGCCATCATTGTAGTGATGTAAAATCCAAAGAATGATTCGATATTAACGACAGACTCAATAATgagaaaatttgaaataaatatgaTGAATAATGTGCAAAATAGTGCAgaatagcaaaaataaaaaataaatatattttttgatattaatgGCTTTTAAAATTAATAACAAAAGCCTTAAATTCATGCAAGGTTTTGATCCTGGGCCAACCTGATTATTTTTTAACCATAGAACCATCTTGGTTCCTCGTGATAAACATGTTGATCAATATTCGAGCAGTGTAAATTCTAAATATTATAGAAGTGGTAAAGTCCAATCACCCTTGACTTCCAAACATTGTAACAAGACAAATAGCTATAGACCAATGCATTTGGCATGGAAGAAATATCTATGACATTCCTAGGTTTAGTCATTCAAGTCACTATCTGCTAGAGTTGCATTATCCTTGAAACCTAAGGTGGTGACCACTGACCCATAAGTTTGTGATTTCAACACTAAATTATTCGACAAATCAGAACCATACTGAACAATCCAATGATTGCCAGGATGCCTTTGATCTAATCTATGTGATCGATCAACTTACGTAGTGAATCTCCAATTTGGAACCGATTGCTTTCTGCCCATTGGTTGTATGACATTGCATTGGGACCAGGTACAGTCCACCCCATTGAACGTCCAACCATGAATTGTTTTGCACTGGCCATTGCCATCATTGACAGAGCAAGACAAAAAAACACTGAGGCATGGAGGTTTGCCATGACGAAAATGTTTTTGGTTGCAGTGGGAAGAAGGGGATGAGACTAAAACTAGGATGGCAGGTTGAGGCCTGAGAAGAAGGATGCTATGGCTTGGGGTATTTGTAGACCTATTCTATGAACTCTACAAGCTTTGGAAGAGTCCCCTTTTACAAagtctcttctttttgatatcttAGCCTGGGGAGCAAAGCATATGGGACACTTTATGGTTAGGGCTGGTGTTGCCTTTTTGTGCTTTCATATTTACTTTCAGCAGAATACCTCTTGAAGTTATACTTTGCTTGGTGGCCTAGGAATATTCATAGCTTGTTCATTAGTTTATATCAAGGGTagccatctttttttcttttttttgataaaatgggAGGTAGAACCACCCAACTAATATTAAAAGAATAAGGTTACAATAGCCTGCTGTCCCATTAGCCACCCTAAGGTGGTAGAGACAAAACAGAAGTAGCTGAAGCGAATTCTAGACAAAACAGGAAGGTAATGTACAGGAGAGCTAACAGGATCAAGAGGAACTTTGCACCGAGGTCTTTGCAGGAAACTGAAAGAAATCAGGAAAAAACTTAGGTTTGGTTGCCCAATAAGCTTCTTTGCCCAGCCCATGCTATGGCTGAGCCATAGTTTTCATAGATAATTTTCATGGTGGCTGGTATTTACCTGCAATTATACAAAGCTGAAAAGCATGATAAATGCTCTTTGAAGTTACAAGTGTTGATGGTTAATTTAAACTTTGTgagtatatatgcatatgtatacagTGGTTGCTTGGTCTCCAGAGATAAACCCATTTGGATATGTTTCAAGTTTCACACCAACAATTTTCAGTTTGCTCCAAACAGTGAGGATGAAATTCCAAGCAACCATGACCATTGATCAACCTAATTTTCAGCTGTGACACAATGCAAGCAAAAGGACAAGCTTATATTTGGTGTGACAGCCAATAGTCAAGATTTGATGTCCAGGACAAATCAGCATCCTATATGTGGTCAGGTAGTTGGAAGCTTGGAAAGGTTTGGAAGAATTAAGTGCTTGGCTTTGTTGAGAGGTCATCAGAGTAGCTTCTTTCTTTGTCCTCAAGGATGGTATGAAACAACTGCTGTTACGTTAGTTCTTGACTTTTTTTTAGAATCTATATGATTATTTTGTTGTCTGATTGAGGGAAGGCAAAACACATGAACATTTTGTTAAGATCACCAAATGTGGTACATCAACAAAAATACTAATCAAAGATCCCACAACTCATTTCATTGATAAATGAAATAGGATGGAACTGGGCCTAGCAAGCTACAAAGAACTTGAAGTACAGCGGAAGACATGGGCCATGCCTCTGCACTACACCTCACAGATTCTCCACATGAAACTTACACTCATCCTAGTAAAACTAGTTCTTGCCTTCGGCTTTTTATACTACAACCTAGCAGACAAATTACAATTTACAAACTATACTTTCGACAAGCATTCCTTAGACTGGCTTCATGTCAATCTGAAAGCTTTGGGTGTAGTTCCAATTTTCCTAACTTTATGCGGCACCTCTTTTACAAAACATAAAATCTTGCCCTCTGACTATCCACTTTTAGTTGCTTAATCTTCAAAAATATACACATCAAAACTCTTATCTTGCATGGTGTGTAAAGTGGCTATAGGTGTTTGACAATTAGATGTAAAAAACTCCACCATTACTGAGAAACCTCAAAAATGATCTAACTGCGAACACCCATATGATCTCCCATAACCAAACTAACTTTACCTACTTGAGTCTGATACAGCATTAAAAACTGTATCCTAGTTCAGAAATGATTCGACTTAAAATATTCAACATTACTCAGTACTTAGAATATACTTTAAACGCCAACTCTAGCCGGATGTTTATAACCTCCTCATAGATGATTAAATACACTAGAAGAAATATGAACATCTTACATTCCTTTCCAAATCTTCCCTCAAACAGCAATAGCAACGATCACTTAATTATCCCTCAGCTTCATTTCATTCTTGTAGCACATAAAAAATAACAAAAGGCCTGGCCACCCTCCTAATTTCAGCTTATCCTTCAAGTGACAGAATATCTTACACAAGGACATCTGATAGGTAGGTATGTAGTCTCTTCAGCTCCATGACATGAAACAAGGCACTTGATGTAGTCTCTGTGCCAAAtcctagattttaaaaaatttattatttgttGCCAACCTAGTAATGCTTTTTGTTTACGCTGGAATTTCAACCTTCCAAATGTTAtggatttcaaatcaaattttccaCCACAAATCAGAAGTTCATAGAAAGATTTGATTGTGGAAGACTCATCTGAAGACCATCTCTGTTTTACTCTATCTGGCTCTCACATAGAATGAACTAGGCTAAAAATATGCATCAGATTATGAAAATAATTGTGTAACCTTTCATCTAAATATCTTCAAAAAGGTGACACTTTCTTGGGACCGTCATTGATCTCGAAAGAAAGGAAACAAAAGCCTCCTAAATCCTAACTGTACCTCTCAAAAGCTTCCTAATTTCACCCAACCATATGTCAGTTAGGTCCTTTATGAAAGTCCTATAAAAAAACCCAATCTGGCTCATGCAATAAAGCTTGCCTTTTAATGCAGATGGGTTTGGGGCCAGAGGCAATTTCCAACATGAGGATCTAGTGGAATAAAGGTGCAAGATCTCAAAGTGCAGCAATATCTCAAAGCGTAACATATGCCTAGAGACAATACTCTATGATCAAATTCAGTCCCTAAACGGCTCAATGtaacaaaataaaaatgtaaaataaaagaaaaaccttAATTCAAAATCTGGACCACCATTTTAATGTACTGTGAACACAATGTTTTGGTCCATTATTGTACAGGTGGGCTGGAGGTCATATTATTTAAATGCATTAGTTTAGCAAATACATGAGTATTTATAGCCTTCAATGTTACAGAAAGGATAATGAAGTATGATTCATATTCAAGTTTATTCGAAAACAAGAGCCACATAttgaaattttcttttcaaaatgacAAATGAAAATGTATGCATTTATCTTTCTTAGCTAAACATTGAGATTTCTGAACAGGAATCAAATGTCTTCCTAACTAAGAAGATGAAATTTAACACAAACACATCAAAAAATCTCTAAACCATTTCATATTCATTTTGTTTT
Proteins encoded in this region:
- the LOC105052640 gene encoding early nodulin-like protein 18; amino-acid sequence: MANLHASVFFCLALSMMAMASAKQFMVGRSMGWTVPGPNAMSYNQWAESNRFQIGDSLLFVYPPGQDSLLQVEKESYDTCNTTTYIQRFDDGNTVFTFNQSGAFYFISGNEANCMKNESLVVVVLAERRQPSPPPSPSPVSSSSPPPSPASSSPPSPPPLTSTEVTPSPAPTGEETRTPPPPNGASLKVVGFMGSVGAFLGWVLFVF